From one Montipora capricornis isolate CH-2021 chromosome 10, ASM3666992v2, whole genome shotgun sequence genomic stretch:
- the LOC138021834 gene encoding uncharacterized protein isoform X1: protein MLFSKAGSVTFLVVSPVENLKLLVILLGCCVANVTPSHLRHLVDSEGDGLKTFIFYIVLTLILYTFLPLILYPRIAHLLRPSPPTIFIQWITVPARAVVRKPCSMTIGVFLSVMMKCFLGGIFKIRSLRFCGCEMIIYVGSALSMGTVGVLLLFAVLLLKQIKAIERKLCHPCQHKFIATKITPMEVISLWEFLFTIFTGYVICLIPLSLIEFTFEFICDFTVFLAHVWHLLLAIFLARQLYKFFELRDFVDTLIVLVCGSLLLMRLPPILYFFMLYVTFFCYTLYTECLDMYMYLKSLVGSSASDNEKQDYNMFSAVLVDKAVLDVRKLKSELNRKFSFLKMKVLDFAGDREYYSYHHLFLRHHALYIIVFNLAEWTEKDFRGISRHIQRLQFWMESVCSHVPRSTPILLVGTHRGNMDSDCLKVLDDHLRRFLWKTYCDELVTNDAEMLLFFPVENSLGNMDNGIEALQRKVVSVAEKNKKTIGREIPLSWIQIQDAIISLKENPNARFCITLAEFQRTIDNVDCNTYIWSKETLEYFHEKGLIIYVDKKEDIDLSNWILLNPKILVDIVIQLITPSTESTLYRGLRHDWGLLQRKGILTKALLQSIICKVKEDEEAITAFLEQYDLICPLEYKATEMKRRHHCDVQATHFVPSLLPLSADGDKPVWHDHYRDKRFYMLFNKFLPEALFHRLLSRAQKNSNLEFPNGQTVLYRDAGKFWMNPYLSYKLTLMEEEKMIEIAYNSSRKNKMKPSDVLCQVFSMVDGICRRDFPFIKFHCGPACPSQTCPGYQDDFFTSLPADPSDADSRMRRCHVYNVLPGRQRGRTPFLYCEKHSFEDELEEWIP, encoded by the exons GCGTTACGTTCCTAGTGGTATCACCTgtggaaaatttgaaattattaGTAATCTTATTGGGATGTTGTGTTGCAAACGTAACACCCTCACATTTACGTCATTTGGTGGACAGCGAAGGCGATGGACTTAAAACATTTATCTTTTACATTGTATTAACATTAATATTATACACATTCTTGCCACTTATCTTGTACCCCAGGATCGCCCATCTATTGAGACCATCACCACCCACGATATTTATTCAATGGATTACAGTGCCTGCCCGGGCTGTCGTCCGAAAACCTTGCTCAATGACGATAGGTGTCTTTCTTTCAGTTATGATGAAATGCTTCCTGGGTGGAATATTCAAAATTCGAAGTCTACGATTCTGTGGGTGTGAGATGATTATTTATGTCGGCAGTGCACTATCCATGGGTACGGTTGGAGTACTTTTGCTTTTTGCAGTCCTTTTGTTAAAACAGATTaaagcaattgaaagaaaattgtGTCATCCATGTCAACACAAGTTCATTGCTACAAAGATTACACCCATGGAAGTGATCTCACTTTGGGAATTTCTTTTCACTATTTTTACTGGCTATGTGATTTGCCTAATCCCCTTGTCACTTATTGAATTTACCTTTGAATTCATCTGTGATTTTACTGTGTTTTTGGCGCATGTCTGGCATTTGCTTCTGGCAATTTTTTTAGCACGGCAACTGTATAAATTTTTCGAGCTCAGGGACTTTGTGGACACACTCATTGTGCTTGTTTGTGGCTCTCTTCTCTTGATGAGGCTACCACCAATCCTCTATTTTTTCATGCTGTATGTAACATTTTTCTGTTATACTCTTTACACTGAATGTTtagacatgtacatgtacttaaaaTCCTTGGTGGGATCTAGTGCCAGTGACAATGAGAAGCAAGATTACAACATGTTTTCTGCAGTTTTGGTAGATAAAGCTGTCCTGGACGTGAGAAAATTAAAGAGTGAACTGAACAGAAAGTTCAGTTTCCTGAAAATGAAGGTTCTTGATTTTGCTGGAGATAGGGAATATTATTCATATCATCATCTCTTTCTCAGGCATCATGCATTATATATCATTGTATTTAACTTGGCAGAATGGACAGAGAAAGATTTTAGGGGCATATCCAGACACATTCAAAGACTTCAGTTCTGGATGGAATCTGTTTGCAGCCATGTACCACGCAGCACACCAATATTGCTAGTTGGTACACACAGAGGAAACATGGATAGTGACTGCCTGAAAGTATTGGATGATCATCTAAGACGATTCCTTTGGAAGACATACTGTGATGAGCTGGTCACAAATGATGCTGAAATGCTGCTTTTCTTTCCTGTTGAGAATTCTTTGGGAAACATGGACAATGGAATTGAAGCACTTCAAAGGAAAGTCGTATCTGTTgctgaaaaaaacaagaaaaccatTGGAAGGGAAATCCCTCTGTCATGGATTCAGATCCAAGATGCAATTATCAGCCTTAAAGAAAATCCAAATGCCAGGTTTTGTATCACACTTGCTGAGTTCCAAAGGACAATTGACAATGTTGATTGCAATACATATATTTGGTCCAAGGAAACTTTGGAGTATTTCCACGAGAAAGGGCTGATTATTTATGTTGACAAGAAGGAGGACATAGATCTGTCAAACTGGATTCTTCTTAACCCTAAAATACTGGTTGATATAGTCATCCAACTCATCACCCCATCAACAGAAAGCACCCTATACAGGGGCTTAAGGCATGACTGGGGCCTTCTGCAGAGAAAAGGAATCTTGACCAAAGCACTTTTACAGAGCATCATTTGCAAAGTGAAGGAAGATGAAGAAGCTATCACAGCATTCCTCGAGCAATATGATCTCATTTGTCCCTTAGAATACAAGGCAACGGAAATGAAAAGGCGGCATCATTGTGATGTGCAGGCGACACACTTTGTTCCCTCCCTGCTTCCATTGTCTGCAGATGGGGATAAACCAGTATGGCACGACCATTACAGAGATAAGAGGTTCTACATGTTATTCAACAAGTTCCTGCCTGAGGCCTTGTTTCATCGTCTGCTATCTCGTGCACAAAAGAACAGTAACCTTGAGTTTCCAAATGGCCAAACTGTTCTTTACAGAGATGCTGGCAAGTTTTGGATGAACCCTTACCTGAGTTACAAGCTAACATTGATGGAGGAAGAGAAAATGATTGAGATAGCATACAATAGCAG CCGCAAGAACAAAATGAAACCATCTGATGTGTTATGTCAAGTGTTTTCCATGGTGGATGGAATCTGCAGGAGGGATTTTCCCTTTATCAAATTTCATTGTGGCCCAGCCTGTCCTTCACAAACCTGTCCAGGCTATCAGGATGACTTCTTTACTTCACTACCAGCAGATCCATCTGATGCGGACTCCCGAATGCGACGTTGCCATGTGTACAATGTTTTGCCTGGACGACAAAGAGGCAGAACTCCTTTTTTgtattgtgaaaaacatagttttGAAGATGAGTTGGAAGAGTGGATTCCTTAA
- the LOC138021834 gene encoding uncharacterized protein isoform X2: MESVCSHVPRSTPILLVGTHRGNMDSDCLKVLDDHLRRFLWKTYCDELVTNDAEMLLFFPVENSLGNMDNGIEALQRKVVSVAEKNKKTIGREIPLSWIQIQDAIISLKENPNARFCITLAEFQRTIDNVDCNTYIWSKETLEYFHEKGLIIYVDKKEDIDLSNWILLNPKILVDIVIQLITPSTESTLYRGLRHDWGLLQRKGILTKALLQSIICKVKEDEEAITAFLEQYDLICPLEYKATEMKRRHHCDVQATHFVPSLLPLSADGDKPVWHDHYRDKRFYMLFNKFLPEALFHRLLSRAQKNSNLEFPNGQTVLYRDAGKFWMNPYLSYKLTLMEEEKMIEIAYNSSRKNKMKPSDVLCQVFSMVDGICRRDFPFIKFHCGPACPSQTCPGYQDDFFTSLPADPSDADSRMRRCHVYNVLPGRQRGRTPFLYCEKHSFEDELEEWIP; this comes from the exons ATGGAATCTGTTTGCAGCCATGTACCACGCAGCACACCAATATTGCTAGTTGGTACACACAGAGGAAACATGGATAGTGACTGCCTGAAAGTATTGGATGATCATCTAAGACGATTCCTTTGGAAGACATACTGTGATGAGCTGGTCACAAATGATGCTGAAATGCTGCTTTTCTTTCCTGTTGAGAATTCTTTGGGAAACATGGACAATGGAATTGAAGCACTTCAAAGGAAAGTCGTATCTGTTgctgaaaaaaacaagaaaaccatTGGAAGGGAAATCCCTCTGTCATGGATTCAGATCCAAGATGCAATTATCAGCCTTAAAGAAAATCCAAATGCCAGGTTTTGTATCACACTTGCTGAGTTCCAAAGGACAATTGACAATGTTGATTGCAATACATATATTTGGTCCAAGGAAACTTTGGAGTATTTCCACGAGAAAGGGCTGATTATTTATGTTGACAAGAAGGAGGACATAGATCTGTCAAACTGGATTCTTCTTAACCCTAAAATACTGGTTGATATAGTCATCCAACTCATCACCCCATCAACAGAAAGCACCCTATACAGGGGCTTAAGGCATGACTGGGGCCTTCTGCAGAGAAAAGGAATCTTGACCAAAGCACTTTTACAGAGCATCATTTGCAAAGTGAAGGAAGATGAAGAAGCTATCACAGCATTCCTCGAGCAATATGATCTCATTTGTCCCTTAGAATACAAGGCAACGGAAATGAAAAGGCGGCATCATTGTGATGTGCAGGCGACACACTTTGTTCCCTCCCTGCTTCCATTGTCTGCAGATGGGGATAAACCAGTATGGCACGACCATTACAGAGATAAGAGGTTCTACATGTTATTCAACAAGTTCCTGCCTGAGGCCTTGTTTCATCGTCTGCTATCTCGTGCACAAAAGAACAGTAACCTTGAGTTTCCAAATGGCCAAACTGTTCTTTACAGAGATGCTGGCAAGTTTTGGATGAACCCTTACCTGAGTTACAAGCTAACATTGATGGAGGAAGAGAAAATGATTGAGATAGCATACAATAGCAG CCGCAAGAACAAAATGAAACCATCTGATGTGTTATGTCAAGTGTTTTCCATGGTGGATGGAATCTGCAGGAGGGATTTTCCCTTTATCAAATTTCATTGTGGCCCAGCCTGTCCTTCACAAACCTGTCCAGGCTATCAGGATGACTTCTTTACTTCACTACCAGCAGATCCATCTGATGCGGACTCCCGAATGCGACGTTGCCATGTGTACAATGTTTTGCCTGGACGACAAAGAGGCAGAACTCCTTTTTTgtattgtgaaaaacatagttttGAAGATGAGTTGGAAGAGTGGATTCCTTAA